A stretch of the Archocentrus centrarchus isolate MPI-CPG fArcCen1 unplaced genomic scaffold, fArcCen1 scaffold_26_ctg1, whole genome shotgun sequence genome encodes the following:
- the LOC115776004 gene encoding RIMS-binding protein 2-like has translation MVSEIQTEDDEMMDQLLKQGFLPLNTPVEKLERNRRSWRQHLMSTRRMVALYDYDPRESSPNVDVEAELTFCAGDVITVFGEIDEDGFYYGSTQNSHDLIGRQSNTKVMEKKLS, from the exons ATGGTCTCTGAGATCCAAACAGAAGATGATGAAATGATGGACCAGCTCCTTAAACAGGGCTTCCTGCCACTTAACACTCCTGTGGAGAAGTTAG AAAGAAACAGGCGAAGTTGGCGTCAGCATCTGATGTCGACGCGAAGAATGGTGGCTCTGTACGACTACGACCCTCGAGAGAGCTCCCCAAATGTTGATGTTGAG GCTGAACTGACTTTCTGTGCCGGTGATGTCATCACAGTTTTTGGTGAAATAGATGAAGATGGCTTTTACTATGGAAGTACACAGAACTCGCATGACCTGATTGGTAGACAAAGCAATACGAAGGTTATGGAAAAGAAACTCAGCTAA